Proteins from a genomic interval of Streptomyces sp. NBC_01445:
- a CDS encoding ABC transporter ATP-binding protein: MDARLAIRARGITKCFGDVIALDDIDLDVAQGQIHGLVGPNGAGKTTLLGLLLGLAVADDGRLDILGTPIGRALAAPEGVAGFVDGPGLYPSLTARQNLAALAALRGVDARASGIGDVLEEVGLTDVADDRARGFSLGMRQRLGLAAALLTKPRLLVLDEPSNGLDPAGKKHVHGVLARLATEGTSVVLSSHRMDDLEALCSEVTILATGRIVFSGPLSKLAAENSELDYRLLTSDPQAARLLAADTSGIRVVDNAVGVRRHDTEALVVRAPVPALDELVVRLVHADIALRELAPVVSPLEAAFLALTEQQENSR, encoded by the coding sequence ATGGACGCACGCCTCGCAATACGGGCTCGCGGGATCACCAAGTGTTTCGGCGACGTCATCGCGCTCGACGACATCGATCTGGATGTGGCGCAGGGGCAGATCCACGGCCTGGTCGGACCGAACGGCGCCGGGAAGACGACGCTGCTCGGGCTCCTGCTGGGCCTGGCCGTCGCCGACGACGGCCGACTGGACATCCTGGGTACGCCCATCGGACGGGCGCTCGCCGCTCCCGAAGGCGTCGCCGGCTTCGTGGACGGTCCCGGTCTCTACCCCTCGCTCACCGCCAGGCAGAACCTGGCCGCGCTGGCCGCCCTGCGCGGCGTCGACGCACGGGCGTCGGGGATCGGCGACGTACTCGAAGAGGTCGGGCTCACCGATGTCGCCGACGACCGCGCCCGCGGCTTCTCCCTCGGCATGCGTCAGCGGCTCGGGCTCGCCGCGGCCCTGCTCACCAAGCCCCGGCTGCTCGTGCTCGACGAGCCGTCCAACGGACTCGACCCGGCAGGGAAGAAGCACGTACACGGTGTCCTGGCCCGGCTCGCGACGGAGGGCACCAGCGTCGTGCTGTCGAGCCACCGCATGGACGACCTCGAGGCGCTGTGCTCGGAGGTCACCATCCTGGCCACCGGACGGATCGTCTTCTCCGGCCCGCTGAGCAAGCTGGCCGCCGAGAACAGCGAGCTCGACTACCGGCTGCTGACCTCCGACCCGCAGGCCGCGCGCCTCCTTGCGGCCGACACCTCTGGGATCCGCGTCGTCGACAACGCCGTGGGCGTGAGACGGCACGACACCGAGGCGCTCGTCGTGCGCGCCCCGGTGCCCGCCCTCGACGAACTGGTGGTGCGGCTCGTGCACGCGGACATCGCGCTGCGCGAGCTCGCGCCCGTGGTGTCGCCGCTCGAAGCGGCGTTTCTCGCCCTCACCGAGCAGCAGGAGAACAGCAGATGA
- a CDS encoding ABC transporter permease, whose product MTATIAAGPAAAAAARVSVARGYRFELVKLVSQWRIRLLVLACWIAPALFVAAVSQQSSLPVDTLFGRWMHATGWAGSLVVLGFSGTWALPLLTSVVAGDVFASEDRLGTWRHLLVAVRSPRRIFAAKALASLTVILLLVAGLACSGAAGGVVAVGDQPLVGLDGHLLSPGDAAVQVLLAWVCVLAPTLAFAAIGLLGSVALGRSPMGLLLPMLVALTMQLAQMLPLPVAVRLALPSYAFIAWNGLFTGPAQLGPLLIGIVVSLLWAVTATALAYVLFLRRDFTNLTHDGSGRRAITVGALPLVGLLVLTAVVVAPATSATGSGIEQDKVQRSVATAFAHLYRLQTEQLNRPDVTEAQLKASAVCTKGSTRVAAEGPGNDWRCVVSWHLPDVEATGSAIYQLDVTADGRFMADGDGPKEVNGYFLVRTPTGDGPNPLWQFDGNVELLSTSKG is encoded by the coding sequence ATGACCGCAACCATCGCCGCCGGCCCCGCCGCCGCTGCCGCCGCCCGCGTCTCGGTGGCCCGCGGCTACCGCTTCGAGCTCGTCAAGCTCGTCTCGCAATGGCGGATCCGCCTGCTGGTCCTCGCCTGCTGGATCGCGCCGGCGCTCTTCGTCGCAGCGGTGAGCCAGCAGAGCTCGCTCCCCGTCGACACGCTCTTCGGTCGCTGGATGCACGCCACGGGATGGGCCGGATCGCTGGTGGTGCTCGGTTTCTCGGGTACCTGGGCGCTCCCGCTGCTGACTTCGGTGGTCGCCGGTGACGTGTTCGCCTCCGAGGACCGGCTGGGTACCTGGCGCCATCTGCTCGTGGCGGTCCGCTCGCCCCGGCGGATCTTCGCGGCGAAGGCACTGGCCAGCCTCACCGTCATCCTGCTGCTCGTCGCCGGCCTGGCCTGTTCCGGCGCGGCCGGTGGGGTCGTGGCGGTCGGCGACCAGCCGCTGGTCGGTCTCGACGGCCACCTCTTGTCGCCGGGAGACGCAGCCGTCCAGGTCCTGCTCGCCTGGGTCTGCGTACTCGCCCCGACCCTGGCCTTCGCCGCGATCGGACTGCTCGGTTCCGTCGCGCTCGGGCGCTCCCCGATGGGGCTCCTGCTGCCCATGCTCGTCGCGCTCACGATGCAGCTCGCCCAGATGCTGCCGCTCCCGGTCGCCGTGCGCCTGGCCCTGCCCAGCTACGCCTTCATCGCCTGGAACGGTCTGTTCACCGGCCCGGCACAGCTCGGTCCGCTCCTCATTGGCATCGTTGTCAGCCTGTTGTGGGCGGTGACCGCGACGGCGCTGGCCTATGTCCTTTTCCTGAGGCGGGACTTCACCAACCTGACCCACGACGGCTCGGGGCGCCGCGCCATCACGGTCGGAGCGCTGCCGCTCGTCGGGCTCCTCGTCCTGACGGCCGTCGTCGTCGCCCCGGCGACCTCGGCCACGGGCTCCGGGATCGAGCAGGACAAGGTGCAGCGCTCGGTCGCCACGGCATTCGCCCATCTCTACCGCCTGCAGACCGAGCAGCTCAACCGCCCCGACGTCACCGAAGCGCAGCTCAAAGCGAGCGCGGTGTGCACCAAGGGCAGCACCAGGGTCGCGGCCGAAGGGCCGGGCAACGACTGGCGCTGCGTCGTCTCCTGGCATCTCCCCGACGTCGAGGCCACCGGGTCGGCCATCTACCAGCTCGACGTCACCGCTGACGGGCGGTTCATGGCCGACGGCGATGGGCCGAAGGAAGTGAACGGCTACTTCCTGGTGCGGACCCCGACCGGGGACGGACCGAACCCGCTCTGGCAGTTCGACGGCAATGTCGAGCTGCTCTCTACCTCGAAGGGATAA
- a CDS encoding alkaline phosphatase family protein, whose product MQVTRRRRRTAKGRSGLLGRRIGRRMPLATAGISALALAAAGTAFAQTHQFGTDQVGQSTRQGQVISSDQYIAPYGDRLVVNNGKIMSSSVSPDGTHLAASITDGGMALSVVDLKTWKVQQLVGNSASADLRISGNDVGQEGPTYSPDGSQLWLGQIDGYTRFTVDADGSVANPTSVKIPADGPRHALVGEPVFSSDGSTVYSAVNGQNRVVAIDAATGAVERSWSVGNAPRDMAEVGTKLYVSNEGGRPAKPGDTTINSYNTQVPADPVTASTTTGTVSVIDLANPDAAVSSINVGLHPTALYAKKNALFVTNTATNDVSVIDTTKNKVVQTVATQPWPESSVGYEPDAVTLTDDGHLLVTLGRANAVAVYRYTTPQEPVSYVGLLPTDYFPAEIATVGKQVVVSNTRGIDARRPTTSAGHATHDTTSSVQRFTLPNDRVIKSQTAKVFRQNGWTRGSVTLTHGKGKKKPVPVPERLGDPSTIKHVFLIVKENRTYDQILGDVPEGNGDPSLAQFGENVTPNQHALAKQFGLYDNTYDIGTNSAEGHNWLMQADDPEYTESSAGEYARSYDTEDDALGHQRTGFIWTGAQAAGKSVRDFGEFQQFLTKPADASWQNLYCDSKNMGATGQDTAYPLVSSSPIPSLNSVSVHGFPKFDTSVPDIYRSEIWKRDFEKNGPANLNMFWLSSDHTGGPANAAAQVADNDLAVGRMVDEISHSKYWRDSAIFVVEDDSQAGLDHVDGHRAPIQIISPWARHGVVDSHYYSQITMIRTIEQILGVHPMNQKDSAASPMRGAFSQKADLTPFKTLPNRTSLTGGLKTPPSCGLDTPAPQNPNAAAAPSAKVPADKQKLAAQWDAWKSQQRLTGRDAKPDFANPAQMNHFTWYQTHEWSKPYPGENKIFAPKDVPGAYIPSPESDG is encoded by the coding sequence ATGCAGGTGACACGCCGTCGCAGGCGTACCGCGAAGGGCCGTTCCGGCCTTCTCGGCAGACGCATCGGCCGCCGGATGCCCCTGGCCACGGCCGGTATCTCGGCTCTCGCCCTCGCTGCCGCGGGCACCGCTTTCGCACAGACGCACCAGTTCGGCACCGACCAGGTCGGCCAGAGCACGCGTCAGGGCCAGGTCATCTCCAGTGATCAGTACATCGCCCCCTACGGCGACCGTCTCGTCGTCAACAACGGCAAGATCATGTCGTCCTCGGTCAGCCCGGACGGCACGCATCTCGCAGCCTCGATCACCGACGGCGGTATGGCCCTTTCCGTCGTGGACCTCAAGACCTGGAAGGTGCAGCAGCTCGTCGGCAACTCCGCGTCGGCCGACCTGCGTATCAGCGGCAACGACGTGGGCCAGGAAGGCCCCACGTACTCGCCCGACGGTTCGCAGCTGTGGCTGGGCCAGATCGACGGCTACACCAGATTCACCGTCGACGCGGACGGCAGCGTCGCCAACCCGACCTCCGTGAAGATCCCGGCGGACGGGCCCAGGCACGCGCTGGTGGGCGAGCCCGTGTTCTCGTCCGACGGCTCCACCGTGTACTCGGCGGTCAACGGCCAGAACCGCGTCGTCGCCATCGACGCGGCGACCGGCGCCGTCGAGCGGAGCTGGTCCGTGGGCAACGCCCCGCGTGACATGGCCGAGGTCGGCACCAAGCTCTACGTCAGCAACGAGGGCGGGCGTCCGGCGAAGCCCGGCGACACCACGATCAACTCCTACAACACCCAGGTGCCCGCCGACCCGGTGACCGCCTCCACCACCACCGGCACGGTCAGCGTCATCGACCTGGCGAACCCTGATGCCGCCGTATCGAGCATCAACGTCGGTCTGCACCCGACCGCGCTGTACGCCAAGAAGAACGCGCTGTTCGTCACCAACACCGCCACCAACGACGTGTCGGTCATCGACACCACCAAGAACAAGGTCGTGCAGACCGTCGCCACCCAGCCGTGGCCGGAGTCGTCGGTCGGCTACGAGCCCGACGCGGTGACGCTCACCGACGACGGCCATCTGCTGGTGACACTCGGCCGCGCCAACGCGGTCGCCGTCTACCGGTACACGACCCCGCAGGAGCCGGTCAGTTACGTCGGCCTGCTCCCGACGGACTACTTCCCCGCCGAGATCGCCACCGTCGGCAAGCAGGTGGTCGTCTCCAACACCCGTGGAATCGACGCCCGCCGCCCCACCACCAGCGCCGGGCACGCCACCCACGACACGACATCGAGCGTGCAGCGGTTCACCTTGCCGAACGACCGCGTCATCAAGTCGCAGACGGCCAAGGTCTTCCGGCAGAACGGCTGGACCCGCGGCTCGGTGACACTGACCCACGGCAAGGGCAAGAAGAAGCCTGTGCCGGTCCCGGAGCGGCTCGGTGACCCGTCGACGATCAAGCACGTCTTCCTGATCGTCAAGGAGAACCGGACCTACGACCAGATTCTCGGCGACGTCCCGGAGGGCAACGGCGACCCGTCGCTGGCACAGTTCGGCGAGAACGTGACGCCGAACCAGCACGCGCTGGCCAAGCAGTTCGGCCTGTATGACAACACGTACGACATCGGTACGAACTCGGCCGAGGGCCACAACTGGCTGATGCAGGCCGACGACCCGGAGTACACCGAGTCCTCGGCCGGTGAGTACGCGCGCAGTTACGACACCGAGGACGACGCGCTCGGTCACCAGCGGACCGGCTTCATCTGGACCGGTGCCCAGGCCGCGGGCAAGTCCGTACGGGACTTCGGCGAGTTCCAGCAGTTCCTCACCAAGCCGGCGGACGCGAGCTGGCAGAACCTGTACTGCGACTCCAAGAACATGGGCGCGACCGGTCAGGACACCGCCTACCCCCTGGTGTCCTCCTCGCCCATCCCGTCCCTCAACTCCGTGTCGGTGCACGGGTTCCCGAAGTTCGACACGAGCGTCCCGGACATCTACCGGTCCGAGATCTGGAAGCGTGACTTCGAGAAGAACGGGCCGGCCAACCTGAACATGTTCTGGCTGTCCAGCGACCACACCGGCGGTCCGGCGAACGCCGCCGCCCAGGTCGCGGACAACGACCTGGCGGTCGGCAGGATGGTCGACGAGATCTCGCACAGCAAGTACTGGAGGGACTCGGCGATCTTCGTGGTCGAGGACGACTCCCAGGCCGGCCTCGACCACGTCGACGGCCACCGCGCCCCGATCCAGATCATCAGCCCCTGGGCCAGGCACGGCGTCGTCGACAGCCACTACTACTCGCAGATCACGATGATCCGCACCATCGAGCAGATCCTCGGGGTCCACCCGATGAACCAGAAGGACAGCGCGGCCAGCCCGATGCGTGGGGCGTTCAGCCAGAAGGCGGACCTCACGCCCTTCAAGACGCTGCCCAACCGGACCTCGCTCACCGGCGGTCTGAAGACCCCGCCCTCCTGCGGCCTGGACACCCCTGCGCCGCAGAACCCCAATGCCGCGGCGGCGCCGTCGGCGAAGGTGCCGGCGGACAAGCAGAAGCTCGCGGCACAGTGGGACGCCTGGAAGTCGCAGCAGCGGCTGACCGGGCGCGACGCCAAGCCCGACTTCGCGAACCCCGCGCAGATGAACCACTTCACGTGGTACCAGACGCACGAGTGGTCGAAGCCGTACCCCGGCGAGAACAAGATCTTCGCCCCGAAGGACGTGCCGGGTGCCTACATCCCGTCACCGGAATCCGACGGCTGA
- a CDS encoding purine-cytosine permease family protein, translating to MALRATGGTSEGPERGEPVTDRTGHVETHGVDHIPDSDRHGRPRSLFTVWAASNMSYLYIVLGGAMVLLGLDIWQSFAVIVAGNLLWAGVGYLAISGPTSGTPSWVVTRAMFGVRGNRVLNVTLGWTVAVAYEAISLALGSLAGFALVEHLGIHANTPVKVAIVLVTAVVTFSISVYGHATIMRCSIWFTWALTACVLVLAYYVLRHTDWGYRTPAATAVHGRELWVILASGFTIMVGGPLSWSSSADYARYLPADTSRKAVCWWTAVGGFVPAVLLSGLGVLAGTAVDMTDAQTSLKAVVPGWFYPVFLLVVIFGSITNNVLTAYSGGLALQSGGIPWSRAFTVIFDASIALGLTFYSLFVSDFLDTMNSGLELSVAFLGPGFAIYAVDIFLRRNRYDGVALQDQTPNSRFWYRHGVNPAGAAAWAIGVGAALLCANTAIYTGPVAAALGGADLSAVVGMSLGALVYAGLMLRQRRPD from the coding sequence ATGGCGTTGAGGGCAACTGGCGGCACCAGCGAGGGGCCCGAGCGGGGCGAGCCGGTCACCGACCGCACCGGTCACGTGGAGACGCACGGAGTCGACCACATCCCGGACTCCGATCGCCACGGTCGGCCACGTTCCCTGTTCACGGTGTGGGCGGCCTCCAACATGAGCTACCTGTACATCGTGCTGGGCGGCGCGATGGTGCTGCTCGGCCTCGACATCTGGCAGTCCTTCGCGGTGATCGTGGCCGGTAACCTCCTCTGGGCCGGCGTGGGGTACCTCGCGATCAGCGGCCCCACCTCCGGGACGCCGAGCTGGGTGGTGACGCGGGCGATGTTCGGCGTCCGAGGCAACAGAGTCCTCAACGTAACGCTCGGTTGGACCGTCGCGGTGGCCTACGAGGCGATCAGCCTGGCCCTGGGATCCCTCGCCGGATTCGCACTGGTCGAGCACTTGGGCATCCACGCGAACACCCCGGTCAAGGTGGCGATCGTGCTGGTCACCGCCGTCGTGACGTTCTCCATCAGCGTGTACGGACACGCCACCATCATGCGGTGCAGCATCTGGTTCACCTGGGCGCTGACCGCCTGCGTCCTGGTCCTGGCGTACTACGTGCTGCGCCACACGGACTGGGGCTACCGGACACCTGCCGCCACCGCGGTCCACGGCCGCGAGCTGTGGGTGATCCTCGCCTCGGGATTCACGATCATGGTGGGTGGCCCCCTGTCATGGAGCAGCAGCGCGGACTACGCCCGCTATCTGCCCGCCGACACCTCACGCAAGGCGGTGTGCTGGTGGACGGCCGTCGGCGGATTCGTGCCGGCCGTCCTGCTGAGCGGACTCGGAGTCCTGGCCGGGACGGCGGTGGACATGACCGACGCGCAGACATCACTGAAGGCGGTCGTGCCCGGCTGGTTCTATCCGGTCTTCCTGCTGGTCGTCATCTTCGGCTCGATCACGAACAACGTACTCACCGCGTACAGCGGCGGCCTGGCCCTTCAATCCGGCGGGATCCCCTGGAGCCGCGCGTTCACCGTCATCTTCGACGCCTCCATCGCGCTCGGCCTCACCTTCTACTCCCTGTTCGTGTCCGACTTCCTCGACACCATGAACAGCGGTCTGGAGCTCTCCGTCGCGTTCCTCGGCCCTGGGTTCGCGATCTACGCCGTGGACATCTTCCTGCGCCGCAACCGCTACGACGGAGTCGCGTTGCAGGACCAGACCCCCAACAGCCGCTTCTGGTACCGGCACGGAGTGAATCCCGCCGGAGCCGCCGCGTGGGCCATCGGCGTCGGGGCGGCGCTCCTGTGCGCCAACACGGCCATCTACACCGGCCCGGTCGCAGCCGCCCTCGGCGGCGCCGACCTGTCCGCAGTCGTCGGGATGTCCCTGGGCGCCTTGGTCTACGCGGGATTGATGCTTCGTCAGCGGCGCCCGGACTGA
- a CDS encoding TetR/AcrR family transcriptional regulator: MTPTSRTGRRRLPAGERRAEIVRAASVIAVSEGLDKLTAKRVAQAVGVVPGLVDYHFRSADELIAAAFSHAATADNDAVFEHAERVDHPVDRVRQLMQAWLHQDRDPVSLLWLDAWQASRRRPALLTAVTRQMTATQDRLEAHIEAGVARGCFRVDNAGYAAMRILILIDGLSPQAAMRTQIDYAEVRELITATTERVLGLDEGVLARAQDHGRTDT, translated from the coding sequence ATGACGCCGACCTCACGGACCGGACGACGCCGCTTGCCCGCCGGCGAGCGGCGCGCGGAGATAGTGCGGGCCGCGAGCGTGATCGCCGTGAGCGAGGGCCTGGACAAGCTGACGGCGAAACGGGTCGCCCAGGCCGTGGGCGTCGTACCGGGCCTGGTGGACTATCACTTCAGGTCCGCCGACGAACTCATCGCCGCGGCCTTCAGCCACGCCGCGACCGCCGACAACGACGCGGTCTTCGAGCACGCGGAGCGCGTGGACCATCCGGTGGACCGGGTACGGCAGTTGATGCAGGCGTGGCTGCACCAGGACCGCGACCCCGTCAGCCTGTTGTGGCTCGACGCCTGGCAGGCGAGCCGGCGCCGCCCGGCGCTGCTCACGGCGGTCACGCGCCAGATGACCGCCACCCAGGACCGGCTGGAGGCACACATCGAGGCCGGGGTCGCACGAGGCTGCTTCCGCGTCGACAACGCCGGTTACGCGGCGATGCGCATCCTCATCCTCATCGACGGCCTCAGCCCACAGGCCGCCATGCGCACACAGATCGACTATGCCGAAGTGCGCGAGCTGATAACCGCCACGACGGAACGCGTCCTCGGGCTCGACGAAGGTGTCCTCGCCCGGGCGCAGGACCACGGCAGAACCGACACATAG
- a CDS encoding VOC family protein produces the protein MPANAAAHVRIARPSRDLEAAEHFWISGLGLDVLYRHASDGTPDDHSLLMAGWPDAAWHLELVNDPAAPVEPRPTAEDLLVIYLGEPVPDSLVERLEQHGGKRVPAHNPYWDTWGVTIQDPDGYLLVLSTRNWSNS, from the coding sequence ATGCCGGCCAACGCCGCGGCTCATGTACGCATCGCCCGTCCGTCGCGTGACCTTGAAGCGGCGGAACACTTCTGGATCTCGGGACTCGGCCTCGACGTCCTCTACCGGCACGCGTCGGACGGCACGCCTGACGACCACTCACTTCTCATGGCCGGCTGGCCGGATGCGGCCTGGCACCTGGAACTCGTAAACGATCCCGCCGCACCCGTGGAGCCGCGGCCGACCGCCGAGGATCTACTGGTGATCTACCTCGGCGAACCGGTACCGGACTCCCTCGTGGAACGCCTCGAACAGCACGGCGGCAAGCGGGTCCCGGCGCACAACCCGTACTGGGACACGTGGGGTGTGACGATCCAGGACCCGGACGGCTACCTGCTGGTGCTGTCCACCCGCAACTGGTCCAACTCCTAG
- a CDS encoding GntP family permease, whose amino-acid sequence MTSHTWYLLLVLTVAIGLLIYLINSRLRIHPFIALLVVTIGTGLAAGEPVAKLTGSIEEGAGGTLGDIGLTLALGAMLGRLLSDSGATDAIAHAIVDRSNNRRLPWLVAAAAFVIGIPMFFEVGLIVLLPLIFSVARRLEDDGATKGSPYVLLGVPAIAALSTLHGMVPPHPGPLTAMTGLHADLGLTLGVGIICSIPTVILAGPVYARWIAPRLAEVRPDPVLVAQFTGADRNNAVDTTINASSTGPAEGTDTDTLQRAGVSTGLAVTSVLIPVALMLLRTLAETVLDESSTVRAALTFVGEPLVAMLAGFLFALGVTLVRGGRSSEATRSSLTDSLKSIAAILLIIGGGGAFKQVLQDSGIGDAIASAAEGAHLNVIVLGWLIALLLSLTTGSATVGIVSATGIVAPLIGTGGGLEASLLVVAIGAGSLGLNYVNHAGFWLVKESFGMDLTQATKTQTVVQTLVSVMGLGMALLLSVLV is encoded by the coding sequence ATGACTTCACACACCTGGTACCTGTTGCTCGTCCTCACCGTGGCGATCGGTCTGCTGATCTACTTGATCAACTCCCGGCTCCGCATCCACCCGTTCATCGCCCTCCTAGTGGTGACCATCGGCACCGGGCTCGCCGCCGGCGAACCCGTGGCGAAGCTGACCGGGTCCATCGAGGAAGGAGCGGGCGGCACGCTCGGTGACATCGGCCTCACACTTGCCCTCGGAGCCATGCTCGGCCGCCTCCTCTCCGACTCCGGCGCCACCGACGCCATCGCCCACGCCATCGTCGACCGCTCCAACAACCGCAGGCTCCCCTGGCTCGTCGCGGCCGCGGCATTCGTCATCGGCATTCCGATGTTCTTCGAGGTCGGCCTCATCGTGCTCCTGCCGCTGATCTTCAGCGTCGCCCGCCGCCTGGAGGACGACGGCGCGACGAAGGGTTCTCCGTACGTGCTGCTCGGCGTGCCCGCCATCGCCGCGCTGTCCACCCTGCACGGCATGGTGCCGCCCCACCCCGGACCGCTGACCGCCATGACAGGCCTGCACGCGGACCTCGGCCTGACCCTCGGCGTCGGCATCATCTGCTCGATCCCGACCGTCATCCTGGCCGGCCCTGTGTACGCCCGCTGGATCGCGCCCCGCCTTGCCGAGGTACGGCCCGACCCCGTGCTCGTGGCCCAGTTCACCGGAGCCGACCGGAACAACGCGGTCGACACCACCATCAACGCTTCTTCCACCGGCCCGGCCGAGGGCACGGACACCGACACTCTGCAGCGCGCCGGTGTGTCCACGGGACTGGCCGTCACCTCGGTTCTCATACCCGTCGCCCTGATGCTGCTGCGCACCCTCGCCGAAACCGTGCTCGACGAGTCCAGCACCGTGCGTGCGGCGCTCACGTTCGTCGGTGAACCGCTGGTGGCGATGCTCGCCGGTTTCCTGTTCGCGCTCGGTGTGACCCTCGTACGCGGTGGCCGCTCCAGCGAGGCGACCCGCTCCTCCCTGACGGACAGCCTCAAGTCCATCGCCGCGATCCTGCTCATCATCGGTGGCGGCGGCGCGTTCAAGCAGGTGCTTCAGGACTCCGGTATCGGTGACGCCATCGCCTCCGCAGCCGAGGGAGCCCACCTCAACGTTATCGTGCTGGGCTGGCTGATCGCGCTGCTCCTGTCCCTGACCACCGGTTCGGCCACCGTCGGCATCGTCTCGGCCACCGGCATCGTCGCCCCGCTGATAGGCACGGGTGGTGGGCTCGAGGCCTCGCTCCTGGTGGTCGCGATCGGCGCCGGCTCCCTGGGCCTCAACTACGTCAACCACGCCGGGTTCTGGCTGGTCAAGGAGTCCTTCGGCATGGACCTCACCCAGGCCACCAAGACACAGACCGTCGTGCAGACCCTGGTCAGTGTGATGGGTCTCGGGATGGCCCTGCTCCTGTCCGTCCTCGTCTGA
- a CDS encoding Bug family tripartite tricarboxylate transporter substrate binding protein, whose translation MRGPARAFLGTVATLTLLTVSACGVFPGGQAQSDRDLRIMVPNTPGGGYDTTARTAARVMDETHIAPDVQVFNLPGAGGTVGLQRIVDERGNGELALQMGLGVVGASHEAKAKVTVARTTPIARLIEEAGAVVVRKDSPYRTVGDLITAWRKAPERLAVGGGSSPGGPDYLLPMELAKTVGIDPKKVDYVGYGGGGGDLLPALLDGEVDFATSGLGEFLDQVDSGQLRVLAVTGEHPVEPLAGVPTLKSSGIDLVFSNWRGIVAPPGISDADRKRWVDALTDLHRSARWQAELDRHGWTDAFATGDTFAAYLTRQDKLVADLAASLGRE comes from the coding sequence ATGAGAGGTCCCGCACGTGCCTTTCTCGGCACCGTCGCCACACTGACACTTCTCACCGTCAGCGCATGTGGGGTGTTTCCGGGCGGGCAGGCACAGTCGGACCGCGATCTGCGGATCATGGTGCCCAACACACCCGGTGGCGGCTACGACACCACGGCACGGACCGCGGCCCGAGTCATGGACGAGACGCACATCGCGCCGGATGTGCAGGTGTTCAACCTTCCCGGCGCGGGCGGCACGGTCGGACTGCAGCGCATCGTCGACGAACGAGGCAACGGAGAGCTCGCGCTCCAGATGGGCCTCGGCGTCGTGGGTGCGTCGCATGAGGCGAAGGCGAAGGTGACGGTCGCCCGGACCACACCGATCGCCCGTCTCATCGAGGAGGCAGGCGCGGTCGTCGTCCGGAAGGACTCGCCGTACAGAACGGTCGGCGACCTCATCACCGCGTGGCGAAAGGCCCCTGAACGCCTCGCCGTCGGTGGCGGATCATCCCCCGGTGGACCGGATTATCTGCTGCCCATGGAGCTGGCGAAGACAGTCGGCATCGACCCCAAGAAGGTCGACTACGTCGGCTACGGCGGTGGTGGCGGCGACTTGCTGCCGGCCCTGCTCGACGGTGAGGTCGACTTCGCCACCAGCGGCCTGGGCGAGTTCCTCGACCAGGTCGACAGCGGCCAGCTGCGTGTCCTCGCCGTCACCGGCGAGCATCCGGTCGAGCCCCTGGCCGGGGTCCCGACGCTCAAGTCGTCGGGCATCGACCTGGTCTTCAGCAACTGGCGGGGCATCGTCGCCCCGCCCGGCATCAGTGACGCCGACAGGAAGCGCTGGGTCGATGCGTTGACCGACTTGCATCGGTCCGCGCGGTGGCAGGCCGAGCTCGACCGGCACGGCTGGACCGACGCGTTCGCCACCGGCGACACCTTCGCGGCCTACCTCACCCGGCAGGACAAGCTCGTCGCCGATCTCGCCGCCTCCCTCGGACGGGAGTGA